AACACACCAACTGTGGTGCTTTGCAAAAGAGCCAGTCTTGCTGGAGGACACACTCCCCTTCTTCTCTGAGGGTACCTTTGCCCTGGAGCAGCTGGTGAGGGTGGCAAATTTGGCAGGACAAGGCTCTGCGGTGTCAGCTTTGCTGAAGGAACCTGGGAACTCTGGTCCTAGTTTTAACCTCTTCAATCTGTGTTTCCCATATCCTAATTcatgtttgcttttgtttccttttttttttatttaaagatttttttgttttgttttgtgtttttaatagatgagggTTACTACCAGGGTGGAAAATTTCAATTTGAAACTGAAGTTCCCGATGCCTACAACATGGTGGTGAGTAGCTTATACCTAGCCTCCCCTTCCTCAACACGCACTAGAGACAAGGCACGCAGACATGTCTTGGGGACACTGCCCTGGGAGCCATTTTCCAACACAGACCTACTTGTGTTTCTTTTGTGACATTAGCAGCAGTATGAGGGTTTTAGTACAGAAACTCATTTGTCTGACGGGTAGTTATTGTACAGATATTCTGCCTGTGTgttttatgtaaatgtttttaaatagggGAATCatgtttttaacttattttatttatggtATAGTGCCAAAACTCCAGGGGtcaataattttataatttcagaTAAATAACAGTCTACAGCTCTGTTAGTCTCTTAAAGACCATATTATATACTAATTATATTAGAGACTGTCACGTGGCTTTTGCTTTTGAGGATAGCACAGCAGGGAAGTAGGTGGTATATAGAAAGTTGAAGTGATAAAAATGGTAAGTGGCTAGACAGATGGGTAAATGGTAGAAAGCAGATTTACAGGGATTCCTTAAAGAAGAGTAGAGCATCACCTTTGGAACATGGGGAAGGCCAGGAGCTACCCTATCTGGTCCAGGGCTAGGGAATAGGTGTCGTGGGCTTTGTGGAACTATGGTTGAAATTCGAGCACAGATACCAGTAACTCTGCCTCTGAGGAGTCTCACACCACACTTGCACCTCACACTCAACCTGTGAGGTGCTCAGCCACACTGGCAACCAGGAAACATGCAGGAACACCATGAGGGGCGTTGGGGTGGGTAAGAGGGAAGACTGACTAGCCTCAGCATTGGAAGTGCAGATGTCACAAACTTTGGGGAAATATAACCTTCTTTCATAAGTAAAATAGTTTTCCCTATTGGAGAAATTATGTTTGAATTATGCctgacacacatgtatatgcaaaTGGGCATATACATTCATGTACACATATGAatgtaaataaatagaataataaaGTAGACTAAACCTGGGCTAGGAAACTATATTTGGCACTAGTGTCTGCAAACACCTCTGGCTGAGAAGGTGGTTTATTCTTTGGAGTAGTAATGGTCAGCTGTGTATCTGTGACTTAGGCATAACAATTTAGGCTCAAATTGGAGTTtgagctcggggggggggggggagtcggtgtacatgcacacacactgccaCCTACTGCTCTTCCCTAGCTCCATGTGTTTGAACGACGCAGATGTGGGCTGGGAGACTTGTgactgaatctctctctctctctctccctccctccctctcttcctctccctctcttttttcccctcccccttcctttctccttccctctttccttctttcctccctccctctatgtctgtctctgtatgtctttctctctgtctctctctcacagcCTCCCAAAGTGAAATGCTTGACAAAAATCTGGCACCCCAACATCACAGAAACAGGGGAGATATGTCTAAGGTGAGTCTCTTCCTCCGTTCTGTACATGTGAACCTTTTCGCTCCTGTAAGGAGATCTTGTTTGGCTACAATTCAGAAACGGCTGGACCTAACTGAAGCGACTGCTTCAGAATACATTTTCTACTGGCCTCTTATTGCCGGGGACTTGCTAGTCCTCACTGTGCAGTGTAATGGTGTTTCCACCTCCTTTAGTGAGCAACCGCAGTCTCGATTTACGGCTGATGTTAACTAACACAGGGGTGAGTGGTAGTGGGGTAAGTAAAACCCAGGAGAAAAACTGCAGGAATCTAACCTCAGTGATCTCATACCTGCACTGAAGATACTTTCCGTAATGGTCCTGCTCTCATGGAAGCACAAGGTCAAGGCCTAGCAGTTCCAACTCTCCCTGCTAGATGACTACGCTCCAAGGAAAAGAACTAGAGAAGATAATGTCTGGTGTAGACCAACTGCATTTGATGCAGAACCTCTGTGATAGTAGGACTTGGACAGGCTGTGAAGGCACTGCCCTCATGTTCATCTGCCCTGGGAAGGAGACTTCTCATGTGCATTGTAATGTGCTGTTCTTAGGAGTCCTCTGTTTCTCCACTCTCCTCAGTAAGCATTAGCCACCATGTAAAGATTAGCTGCATCTGGAtgcctgtctctgctcttttTTTGTCTGAGAAATGCAGTCAGTACCAACACTCATGCAAAAGCCTTAAGATactgtcaggcatggtggtacatgcttttaatctcacaCTTAGCTGGCACGGGCAAGTgattctctgagttccaggtcatatatggtgagaccctgtcttaaagaacaaaaagcaaacccACTAAAACAGCATATAACAAATCATAAACACAATATTGAAAGAGGGGATCCCTAGACTACTGATTGTGCTTGTATTTCAGTAGTCATTCATTTTGAAAAAGCTGGACACTGATACTGGACAAAGGAGTTGAGGCTACAGAAGGACACCACTCATCAACCTGTGAGGTGCTCAGCCACACTGGCAACCAGGAAACATGCAGGAACACCATGAGGGGCGTTGGGGTGGGTAAGAGGGAAGACTGACTAGCTTCAGCATTGGAAGTACAGATGTCACAAACTTTGGGGAAATATAACCTTCTTTCATAAGTAAAATAGTTTTCCCTATTAGAGAAATTATGTTTGAATTATGCCTGACACATAAATTATGGACTTTAATCCTCAATAATTCCTTTATAATTCTTGTTGCTGTCATTGTTTCCTGGCTATTAGGCAACTTATTGTGTGTATATTGTTTTaataatattgttttatattatacCCATGCTTTCTGATgggtatggtgacacacacctgtaatagaATTACTCaagtggcagagacaggagaattgccacAAGTTTGAGCTAGCCTGGaatatatagtaagttccaggcaaGCTAGgactaagaggaaaaaaaaaagttttacctTTGCTTAGGAATTCCATGTGAAGAATTAATAGTCCATACACAGTCAATAGTCAAAATAACAGGCATTGTAACCGAAATATAACTGAGAGGTGAAGACAGTCCTCAGAGGACAGAAGACTGAGCAGCCAAGAAGAGACAGGTTTCAAATATGCGATTCATTCCTTGGTTGTGAATAGAGACTCACAGTATAGCCTGCGGCTCCTCATTAACGTGCGTTTCTCTCTTTCAGTTTACTAAGGGAACATTCAATTGATGGCACTGGCTGGGCTCCCACTAGAACATTGAAGGTGAGAGTCAGCGCTCCTCCTGTAGACCTCAGGCAACCAGCCTCCTGTAAGAAGTGCATCCTTGTCCTTCCTCCCAACCACACACTTTCTGGGTCTGCTCCACCAAGTATTGCTTagccagttctaatgagatgAGAGTCCTGTTGATCAGCACCATATCATTCAAGTGTCATCAAGCTGTAGATTGCAGAACCACAAGAGAAAGCCTAATGGCTTTGTTCATTCAACAGGGATGTCTTGAGCCTTTCTAGTTGTCTGGAAGAGCTACAAAGTGTGTAGTCACTTCCTGAGTCAGAAAGACTATAAAGCGATGGTAGATTATTGCTAAATAGGCACCATAGGGGAGAAAAGTGCAGGGAAAAAAATTGATCCAGTGTCTGAATATGCAGACTTCATGTAGCTCTGTGCTGTTCCTCCAAAACTGGTCTCTGACACATGAACTACCACCTAGCCTTCTGTCTAGCCTTTCCCCATGTCTGTCCTCAGGATTTAGCCCTGCCAACTTGTCTCACCTACCTAGAAGGTAGTTTCCTCCAGTTCTGCATTCACGATACCTGCTCCTCCTGCAAGTCTCTGGCAAGGCTGCCATGTCCTCTGCAGTCTTTTTACTGCTTGGGGCTCAAATGCCTAGCCCCTTTCTTCAGGTTTAAGGCTTATCTTCACCTCCAGCTCCAGTCACTAGGCAGCTCACACCCAAAGGTCAGATCTGACAAGACAgataggagggagaaaacagggatgtCCCTGAGAATCAGATTAAAAGAACAAGACTTTGGAGTTGAAGAGTCATGTAGAGAAGGCAATTGTGAGTTCAGGTAAACAATGGTTTTCACTGCTATTGTAGTGGGAATTAGTCATCTTAGGAATGTGACTGTCCCTTATTTCTTAAAGTAACTAGAGAAGGTTAAGATGTTGTGGAGTAACTTACCTACGAACCCCAAAATGCAGTAATGTTTCCAAGCAGCAGGTTTTTTCTTCAGATAAATTTCAGAAGTCCAGTCTGTGTGACAGTAGGAGGCAGAGCATGCATGTGACTTGTGGTGTCTGCACCTGTCTGAGCAGGTACAAAGTTGGTTAGAGCTGAGACTTGAAAGATTGCattttctgtcttgaaaagcactATGGTGCATATTTTGATAGCCTGTGATGCTTATTTCTCGGCTACATGTTTAAAAGACTTTGGCTAGGATTCtgagaattgttttctttctttttgtgttacAGGATGTtgtttggggattgaactctttATTTACTGTAAGTATattattaattgattttttttccggCTTCTGCCTTTGAAACACAACCTTAAAGAGCATGGGGTCCTAGAAGTTAGCCTTCTTTTCCATTCTTTATGACCAGGTGTTGCACTGATGCACAAACCTAGGGGGATTTAGAGACATTTGGAGGTTTTCTGCCTTCTAGAACATATCTGCTTCTCCCCCTGTCCTCTGGGGTGCAACATGCTTGTTTTTAaggttcagaaaaacaaaaaatagtagaACTTGGCACTAACTTTTGAGGCCCTGACCAGTGTTGCTGTGTTCCTGGAGAACACACACCTCCAGAGAAGTCAGCATTTGCAGGCATTTCAGGTTCTCCCTTGCTCCTGTGAAGACACTACCTACTGGATTAGGCCTGGACTCCCCCACGCAGATGGTTTTTCCGGTGTGCTCAGCCATTTTGGTGCGAGGCTTGCCATCCTCAGTGAGATAACAAAGGATATAAACCCCAGAGGCTGAGCCTGTTCAGAATCTTCCCAGCAGTTAGGCTTCactgtctttttatttatctttatgtgtgtgagtgtttcacCTATACCAGAGTCTGTATACTGTATGTGTGGCTGGTGctcagaggtcagaaaagagtGTTGAATCCTGTTAcaggttacagatggttgtaagccaccatgtggtgctgggaatcaaaccaggtcTCACTGTAGGCCTTGGCCCACTCTAGCCTAGGTAAGGCATGAACTCATGTTACTTTTCCTGCTCaacttcctaagtgctggagttaacattcacattttttttcctagttagAAACACAGTACTGCAGGTAATGTTCCTGCAAAAGAATATGGTCATCTCTGCAACAAGCCATTTTCGGGTGCCCTTTGAAAAGCAGTGACTCACTATAGTCTATCTGGGCTGTTTTTCAAAAGGACTATGCGGGTCAGCTGAGCTGAGCCTGGTGTATATGGTGAAGTAGAAAGAGTTTGCTCCTCTGAGTTTGGGGACAGCAGATACTGTTCCCTTTGTAGTTTTGAGTTAAAGTCAAAGATCTTTGAAGGAAAGTCAGGggggtaaaaaaaagaaagaacattcaggcaaggttagaagagaaagtatgtgcacactgatacatTATATTAGCCATtatattagagagagagagagagagagagactaatgcttttaaaaggaaatggagctgggtatggtggcctTTGTCCTAGCACTTAGACTAAGTGCAAATGGCACttacagagacagatggatctttgagtttgaggccagccgatTAAATATAGTgaatttcaggctagccagggatacagagagaaactctttctccaaaggaaaaataagtgaagagccagtgagatggcttagcagatagaGGCCCTAGCCTGATGGTGGTCTAAGTTAAATCCCCAGAAACTAACACTCTCAAAAGTTACCCTCTAgccacatgtatatacatgcatacatgtatatacatgcaggcaaaacactacataaaataaataagtctcttTAAGAGAGTGGTTGTCATTTACCAGTTATCACATAGCATCAAATTAATGTGATTgctatcttttccatttccccagAGTCCCCAGAGTCATGTGTAAACATACCCTTGACTTTTACTTCATTCACATTTTAAATGCCACCACATGCTCAGCACTCTGCAGTGAAGGTTTTGGAAGCTTGGAGGTCGCTAAGCTGCTCTGCTCGGTACTGGTGCCCTGAGACTCTGTGAAATGAGGACTTGGTACAGCAGAAAAGAGGTTCTCCCACACTCATTATAAGTTGCTCTTTTTCAGGATCTTCTGAATTTTGACGATCCCCTGAATATTGAAGCTGCAGAACATCATTTGCGAGACAAGGTGAGCTGACAAGTGGACTGTTCCTAAGTAGACACATTAGGTAAAAGGTAGCAAGAGTCTTTCCTGACTCAGTATGTGAGAACTTGCGTGGTAAATGCTGGGCAGCCACTTAAAGCAGTGTATACATAATGTTACAGTAAACGTGTGGTTTGCTCATAATGAAAGTGGTTTTTATGACAGGTGAAACCATGATAAAATTTCATTACCTCATTAGCAATAAGGGACTGCTGAGGGTATAGCtttgtggtagagcacttgcctagcagcgcaggacaaaacaacacacacacacacacacacacacacacacacacacacacccctgcacaATGGTTCAGATATGGAAAAGGGAAAATGGGTATCATCAGGCTACCTGCCTCTTTCCATGCTCTTTGCTGAGATCATGTGCATTTGATTTTActcttagccttttttttttttttttttttttttaacctggtaaGTTCACATGCTCATTCCTGGGATATTTTCTTTGATCATTGAGGTTTTCCCCCACAGGATATTTTTCCTACTGTAAGCAGCAAGTCAGTAAATACAACTATATTCTTAAATACTGGTATTTGACTTAGTCCTACAGCCAGATCACTGGATCAAAGATATGTGTGCTTACTCTGAGTAGTGAGCTGGTTGTTTACCTTTAAGGTCAACAGGGCACAAGTCCATACCTGTTGAGTTGGTGTTCTTCACTACTCACTGCCTGGGAAACTTCTTGGCAGATCAAGTGTTGCAGAGCatgcttgctttgtgccttagAATAGTTTGCTCTTATTTTTGAGCCAGTCTCATAGAAAATGAGTAttgggtttaaattttttttctgatgtgcCTCTGGAGCCTGACCCTGTGTCTCTCTTTGCACACGGAGGGGCCATAGCTTTTTTTTGTACATCAAACACTGTTTTTGTCTTGTCTACTTCAGATGAGTATGAGATGCTTCTGAGAAAAAGCCTGTAAATCAAATACCCAAGCCCCCTAAGAAGGAACTAGTGTAATGTACCAAGCTGGTAGAATTGCCATCactgcatttgtgcctgcacTGTGGGGCCTATGACTAAGCGGTGTGTGGGTCTATGAATAGAACCTCGGGAAGACAAGGGATGGAGCACTGTTAGAGAAAGGCACCTGGAATGACTTTGTATAAGGGACTCCTACAGAAGACCAT
Above is a window of Meriones unguiculatus strain TT.TT164.6M chromosome 15, Bangor_MerUng_6.1, whole genome shotgun sequence DNA encoding:
- the Ube2f gene encoding NEDD8-conjugating enzyme UBE2F isoform X3, coding for MLTLASKLKRDDGLKGSRTSASTSDSTRRVSVRDKLLVKDEGYYQGGKFQFETEVPDAYNMVPPKVKCLTKIWHPNITETGEICLSLLREHSIDGTGWAPTRTLKDVVWGLNSLFTDLLNFDDPLNIEAAEHHLRDKEDFRDKVDEYIKRYAR
- the Ube2f gene encoding NEDD8-conjugating enzyme UBE2F isoform X1, with amino-acid sequence MLTLASKLKRDDGLKGSRTSASTSDSTRRVSVRDKLLVKEVAELEANLPCTCKVHFPDPNKLHCFQLTVSPDEGYYQGGKFQFETEVPDAYNMVPPKVKCLTKIWHPNITETGEICLSLLREHSIDGTGWAPTRTLKDVVWGLNSLFTDLLNFDDPLNIEAAEHHLRDKEDFRDKVDEYIKRYAR
- the Ube2f gene encoding NEDD8-conjugating enzyme UBE2F isoform X2, which encodes MLTLASKLKRDDGLKGSRTSASTSDSTRRVSVRDKLLVKEVAELEANLPYEGYYQGGKFQFETEVPDAYNMVPPKVKCLTKIWHPNITETGEICLSLLREHSIDGTGWAPTRTLKDVVWGLNSLFTDLLNFDDPLNIEAAEHHLRDKEDFRDKVDEYIKRYAR